ACACACATCCAGAGTGCGGCCAATGGGGGACATGGCAAGATGTCCTCTATGAGCATCAGGCCCCCAGGTCTGAGATGCATCCAGAAGACAGGTAAGGCAGatgaggcaggggtgggtggcTGAGCACCCATGACATCAGGGGCTCACCAGGGGCCAAGGGTGGACTCAGAAACCACAGGGGAGCCAGGAGACTGCTTTATTGTGCATCAGGGCcctgctgggggtgggctggggactCGGTACCCCCACTAGCGGGCCACAGCACACAGCTGGTAGGGGGCCGGGGTCAccagggtagcaggggccccttGGTCGCTGGGCTGGGGCTGTCCTGCGGGCACCGAGAAGCTGAAGCGCTGCAGCAGGCaggtgaagaagaggaagagctcCATGCGGGCCAGGGGCTCCCCAAGGCACGCGCGGTGGCCTGTGGAGGGTCAGGGGCTCAGTGAGCCTGGGCTGCATCCTCCCActgtccccagggccagggccaggagccgggcACCCCATGCACCTGCGGAGAAAGGCATGAAGGCCTCCTGCTTCACGAAGCGGCCCTGGGCGTCCAGGAAGTGTCCCGGGTGGAAGCGGAAGGGCTTCTCCCAGACGGCCTCGTCCTTCAGCACCGATGATAGGTTGGTGAACAGCATTGTGCCCTGGGCAGAGGATTTCTGTCCTgagaggggcctgggctgggaggacCTCAGACCCTACCCCATTctcagggcccaggcctgacctgcacccacctggactCTTTCAAGGAGCCCTCAGCCCAAGTACTGCTCAGCCATGTCATGGCTGAGTGTCACAGCACCCATGGCACCATGATGCCACCTATCCATGCGGGCACTTGTTCCTGGGACAACTGGTACTACATTCTATTCTCTCTTACCCTTGCTCCCGGGGGCTCTGTGTATACACACAGGCTCTGCCTCTGTTCTGCACCCAAACCACTCAGGGTGTTTCAATCAATGCCTGGAGCATGAGAACTTGGTGGCTTGGGCTCTATCTTTCTCACTCTATGACTACATGCTGGGACCATGTGTGGGCAGGGGTGCTGAGCCGGGGTGAGGGGGCTCGGCCTACCTTGGGGATGAGGAAGCCCTGCACCTCAATGTCCCGCAATGTCTGGTGAGGCACCCCCAATGGGACGATGTCCGCGAAGCGCTGCACCTCGTGAACCACGGCGGTGGTGTAGGGCATGCGCGCCTGGTCCCCCATCTCTGGTTGCCGCGCCGGCCCTATGACCTCATCGATCTCCTGCTGGACCCGGCCTGGACAGACAAGCGTCCCCACAGCAGTGTGTCCAGGCTAAGCTCAGAAGCCCTTGACTGCCCTCCCCCGACCCACACTCCCCGCAGCTCCAGCTCGGCTCACGCTGTACATCCGGGTGCAGGATCATAAGCAGGAGGGCCCAGGACAGTGTGAATGATGTGGTGAACATGCCAGCAACAAACAGGTCAGCGACCACCAAGCGCAAGTTGTCATCGTTAAAGCTGCTCTCAGGGTTTCCcttggcctgggccaggacagaggAGTGGCTCAGAGGGACAGAAGCCCCCACATGATCTCCCATTCTGTCCCTGGCAGCCAGGGGCCTGGTAGGAGGGGGATGCACAGGCCCCACTTTGTCTGGCTGGGCCTCACAGCACCCTGAaccccctgccctgcacctgtcCTGGCCGTTGCCTCACCTTCTCCACCTGATCCAGGAAGGCGTCCGTCAGGTCccggggaggctgggctgggtcgCGTGTCATGCGGTGCTCGGTCACCAGCTCATCCAGCAGAGCCATGAAAGCCTTCTGCCCATGGAAGACCTTGTCCACCAACCCCGGGATGCGCAGGAGTATGGGGATCACGTTCAGCACCTGCTCAGAGGAGGGCGGATCTTCCTGTGCTCGGGGCTCACCTGGCCATGCCTCAGGCTGCCCATCCCCACCATGAACCTGTCCTGGTTGGGGATGGCCAAAGACAAAGCTGAACTCAGATCTCACGGGCTGCCTGGCACCCAGCCCTACTGAGGGACAGCTTTCTTCCCTCTCCCGGGGCCATGGACTCTGGGCTCCTCTCCCATGGCTGTGGTCTGGGATTTCCCGGTTCCACGCTTTACCTGCTGCAGTGGCCTCTCCATGAATGCCCCTTTCTACCCCTGTATGTGCAAATCCTCACACGGAATTCCGTGAGCCCCGCACCAGTGGCAAGATCCCTGTTGACTCCTCCAACATGATCTCTATCAGGTCCATCAGCCTGGTTAAGCGATGGTCATCGTACTCAAAGCGGCACCCAAAGGTGAGCGAGGCGATCACGTTGCCAATGGCTTTGTTCAGGAGTGCCTTGGGGCTAAAGGGGTGTCCTGAGGGTGGAGGTGCTATCAGGTGGTTGCCTCTGGCTCCCCATCCCTGCCTGCCTGTGTCCCTCATCCCATCACCCACCAGCATGTTCGGAGAAGACGGCACAGAGGCAGGCAGCCTCCTCGGTCACCCAGTGCTCCAGCGACTTCTTCCCCATGCCGAAGTTGCGTAGTGTGGAGACAGAGAAGCGGCGCTGCTCGCGCCATGCATGGCCATAGCAAGCCATGATGACTCCTGTGGCCGGGAGTAAACTTGTGGGCATGGCCAGTAGGTGGCACTGCCCCTACCCACACCCCTAAACTCCTCCCTCACTCCACCATCTAGCAGCCATCACCCCCAAACTCTTGTTCACTTGGGCACCTACTTGATGTATTCtccaccctggccctggctgtctcTGGCTTCTGCTGATCCCATGTTTAGGTCACCATCCCTGTATGACCTGTTCGTGGTCACTGACCCCCTTTCACCTCGGGACCCAGTCTTTCCACATCCGCTTGCCTTGAGCTTGGGGCCcaaaacccaggtgctccaaagAGAGTGAGTATGGGCGGTCCGCGGTGTCCTCGCCATAAGTCACCAGCGCCTCCCGCATCGCCGCCGGCCCATTGAGCACAACCACAGGCGTCCAGGCCAGCTGCAGGCTGAACACGTCCCCATAGCGGCAACGCAGCTGCAGAGCCAAGGTCAAGGCATCCATCAAGACCAGGTCCCCGAGAGCTGCTTGTCCCACTATCCCGGTAAGCCTTGGGGACCCCATGTGGGCAGGTGCAAGTCGTGACCCCCTGATCCTGGGAGTCCTGTCCCCCTGGTTGAGGGATCCCCtttgggccccaccacccagcTGCGgccttgccagcatcacagcatTGTCAGTGGGGCGCAGACCCATCCCGTTTTACAGGTGAGAGAACCTGGGTCACAGAGGTGAACAGTGACAAGACTGGAACCAGGCTGCGGCATCTCTCATCAGCCTCAGTTCCTTGATTCCAGTGGTGCTCAGGGCCCTGCTCCCGACCCCAAACCTTCTCCTTGGGATGTAATCagaggggccctggggcctgcATAACCTGTGTGCCATCGGGGGGAGGGGCTAAAAGCTGCCAAGTCCTGCCCCACCCCGGGCTTTGCCCTCCCAGGCATTGCCTTGGGAAATCCCAACTGTCCCAGGCCCGCTCGGGGCCCTTCCCCTGGAAGcctctgacaccagcttcctggtCTCACCCGGTCCTTGTCCAGCCCAAGATCCACCCACTCCCCTTGTTCTGCTGGGTCCCCCACCTCTGCCGCCCTCCGTCTCCACCACCTTACCTGACGGAAGCAGTTCGGGATACCTCGGAAGTCCACCTGCAGCAGGTTGCCCAGGCCAGGTATGCCCACGGGGCCCGGCGGGTAGCGGGCAGCCCAGCGTGGGCGCTTGTGCATCAGGTCCACGAGGAGCAGGAAGATGGCCACAGCCACGGCCAGGGGTGCCAGTGCCTCTCCCGACAGGAGCCCCATGGCTGCCTCGCTGCTCACTGCCTGGCACCAGCCAGGGCACTCTCACCACCCTCTCATTGCCCAACCAGGCCAGGCTGTGCCTTTATAAAGGGAGCTTCAAACAAGCCTTTGTCCTCTGCCCTGAGCCTGCTTGTTTGTTGCCAGCCACCAGAGGGtacagggaggggccagggtaGCTCAGCTCACGGCGGTTACAAAGGTCCTTTCCCTCCCCCTGCACTCCCGAGGTGGGAAGTGGAGAGGTCTGGCAGGTGAAGGAGAAGGACTCCCTACCCTCTCACCCCCCAACTCCCCAGTTCCTAGAAGCTCCTAGGAGACCCAGGTTCTGATCTGCTCCTGTCCCTACCTCTCCCATCAGACTTTCCAAACCCATGGTATTCTACTTCCTCTATGTAATCTCCATTTCCTTTCTACACTGGACCCCACTTGCTCACTCTTAACCTCAGCTGGAAATTACATGGATTCAACGTGAAAACAGGATAGAAGGCATCAGTAGTGGAacagatcaaacagaagaaacaaCTAGTGAGCTAGAagacaggctatttgaaaatacacagaggagaatagagacaaaaaaggatgaaattcaaagtGTTTATGGACAGTAGTTCAAGAGCAAATGtcagtgcagtgagttaagctgccacctgcagtgccagagtcccagatgggcaccagttcaagtcctgctgcttcacttccaatccagctctgtgctaactCACCTGGAAGAGCAACAGAgtatgacccaagttcttgggtccctgcactcacgtgggaaacccgagtggagttctaggctcctggctttggtctggcccaacctaggctgttgtggccatttggggagcaagccagcagatgcaatctctctctctttctccctctctccctccttccctccctctctccctctctataactctaccttcaaacaaatcaaataaatctttaaaatgcaagTGGGTAAAGGAATCTCAAAGCTGCAAGAGGAGAGAAATTAGGGTCCCATGTCTCTCACCCAGAGACTTCCAGGCACAAATGTTTCAGGCCAGGAGAGACTACAATGAGACTGTCACTGcacagaagggaaaaaaatgccaAGTCACAATAATGTACCCAGCAAAACTATCCTTTAGACATGAAGGAAATTCAAACCCAATCCCAGACAAACAACATATGAGAGACACCTGTCATATATGAGATGCTAAAGGGAGCTCTTCAAACAGAAAAAAGATGCAAGTCAAAAGATAATATCAGAAGGTAGAGAACTCACACATAGAGAGCCTAGAGGGATCCATGAAGTGACAGCCAACTGAGCTTCCAAAGTGGTTCGCAGAGCTTGCACTGCAGACACCTGGAAGTGCACTGCAGAAGAGTGAAACCAGATCCCTACATTTGCAAATTGAACTCCAGCAGGGGAGTGATCTCAGGGCATTCCAGTGGACAAACAGTAcatggagaagaccccagaagcacaggaaacaaaagcaaaaggatAAGTGGGATTTGATCAAGCCACAAggtttttgcacagcaaaggaaacagtcaacagagtggaaagaaaacccaaagaatgggagaaagcaGTGTGAACAGCACACAGGCAAGGAGTTCATCATGAGAACGTGTGAGGCAGTCAGCTCACTGACAGGGAAAAGCCCATTTACAAAACGGCGGTGGCAGGGATCTGACTCAGCAGCTTAAGttaggcagcagcctaacccattcTGTCCCAGATCTGCTCCCagtcacagcttcctgctaacgtgcacgctgagaggcagcagatctcGGCTCCAGTAGcggggtccctgacacccatgcgcACGTGTACTTAGCTCGAGGGTCTTCAGGTTGGgaccccaggagcaggggccacTGTGCTGAGGGCCTTCCGTCTTTCTTCTCTGTGAGGTCTCTCTCTGATGGTTAACAAGTGATGGACAATAGATAGCACAGACATTTTTCATAGGAAGACACACCAGTGTCCAACAGCTATGAGAAGAATGTTCAGCATCACCAGTCACCAGGGAAGTGCCCATCAAGGCCACCTGAAATTCGACCACACTCTTGGTTAGAAAGGATTTTCCTCAAAAGACAAAGGATCACAGGTCGCAGCCAGGCTGTGGAGAAAGGAAAGACTTAGAGCTAGCTGTTGGGAATGTGGAGGCGCCTCAGAATGTTCCAGATAGAACTTGCACACGCTCCAGTAATCTTACTCCAGGTGCACGTGCAAAGGAAATGGAAACACCCGTTACACCCGTTAAAGAGCCAGCTGCACTGCCGTGTCTGCTGCGGCACGATTGCCACAAAATGCACAAGCACGCAGCCCAGGAGAGCACCCCTGAGGGTGAAAGAAATGTGGCTCGGACACAGCTGGAAGACCGCTCAGCTACACAAGAGGATGGAAACCTGCCATTTACTGCTATGTGCAGGTCACCTCGTTAAGTGAAATACGAACCGAGActggtgttgtggggcagtggattaaggtaacactggcaacaccagcatctcttaagagtgctggtttgagtctgggctgctccacttccaatccaatctctgccaatgcacctggaaaagcagaggttgatggctcaagtgctcctGCCattgccatccacaagggagagccagatggagctcccggctcttgCTCTtcgctttggtttggcccagccctggccaccatggcatttagggagtagcccaacagatggaagatctctctctctctccctctccatctttgtCACTtggccttataaataaataaatctcatctttaagaattaaaaaaatgacagaggtaccattagcaggaagttggagcagaAGCCTAAGAGTCTGGGCTTGAAACTGCActtcattatgggatgctggcatcacaagtggccgCCTGACCCACTGCTCCATCACCAGGGCCCTGGCACGCAGGGCTGGGAGCTGAAAGAACACGCACGGAGCTGTAGGCGGATGGGTCGTCCTTATTCAGGGAGAAAATGAGGCAGCGTAGCTGACCGGAACACAGCAGCAGCCCTCAAGGGCTGG
The window above is part of the Oryctolagus cuniculus chromosome 11, mOryCun1.1, whole genome shotgun sequence genome. Proteins encoded here:
- the CYP2D23 gene encoding cytochrome P450 2D/I (The RefSeq protein has 1 substitution compared to this genomic sequence), encoding MGLLSGEALAPLAVAVAIFLLLVDLMHKRPRWAARYPPGPVGIPGLGNLLQVDFRGIPNCFRQLRCRYGDVFSLQLAWTPVVVLNGPAAMREALVTYGEDTADRPYSLSLEHLGFGPQAQGVIMACYGHAWREQRRFSVSTLRNFGMGKKSLEHWVTEEAACLCAVFSEHAGHPFSPKALLNKAIGNVIASLTFGCRFEYDDHRLTRLMDLIEIMLEESTGILPLVLNVIPILLRIPGLVDKVFHGQKAFMALLDELVTEHRMTRDPAQPPRDLTDAFLDQVEKAKGNPESSFNDDNLRLVVADLFVAGMFTTSFTLSWALLLMILHPDVQRRVQQEIDEVIGPARRPEMGDQARMPYTTAVVHEVQRFADIVPLGVPHQTLRDIEVQGFLIPKGTMLFTNLSSVLKDEAVWEKPFRFHPGHFLDAQGRFVKQEAFMPFSAGHRACLGEPLARMELFLFFTCLLQRFSFSVPAGQPQPSDQGAPATLVTPAPYQLCAVAR